The following are encoded together in the Parabacteroides chongii genome:
- a CDS encoding calcium-translocating P-type ATPase, PMCA-type: MEKKHQYQGLTKQEVEESRRLHGENILTPPEKASLWSQFLEKFNDPIIKILLVAWLLSMIIAGVHCWGPEAKGFTAFLEPIGIFFAIMLASCVGFFFEMKANKAFDVLNTVNDDTLVKVIREGNICQVTKKEVVVGDIVVLETGEEVPADGYLLEAISLQINESTLTGEPIISKTTNEAEFDHEATYPSNRVMRGTTVVDGHGVMKVELVGDATGYGKVYEGSQIESDVETPLQIQLKGLAGVISKGGYTVAGLTFVALLAKLLMTSGDMPVMDLISHILNIFMVAVTLIVVSVPEGLPMSVTLSLALSMNRMLKTNNLVRKMHACETMGATTVICTDKTGTLTQNQMQVYRTNFYNLKDQKLGDDELSNLIKEGISVNSTAYLDFSEEKVKTLGNPTEAALLLWLNSQNQNYLTLREEAPVLAQLTFSTERKYMATVVQSPLLGKKVLYVKGAPEIVLANSQRVAADGTYKTVESCKADIEKQLLDYQNQAMRTLGFAYQIIEDGKDDAYFVNGRLYGTDLTYLGIVAISDPVRADVPAAVQSCLNAGIDVKIVTGDTPGTAREIGRQIGTWKPEDTDRNIITGPGFEALTDEEALDRVLDLKIMCRARPTDKQRLVQLLQKKGAVVAVTGDGTNDAPALKAAQVGLSMGDGTSVAKEASDITILDNSFGSITRAVMWGRSLYRNIQKFLLFQLTINVAACLIVLLGSLFGTESPLTITQMLWVNLIMDTFAAGALASLPPNERVMKDKPRRSGKDGDFIITRPMAYNIFGVGIAFVVILMGVLYYFHAQTGLTPHDLSWFFSFFVMLQFWNMFNAKAFMEGRSAFANLKESKSFLFVALLIIIGQYLIVTFGGEMFSVVPLSFKDWGIIIGSSSLVLWVGEIARGISRLIKK, from the coding sequence ATGGAGAAAAAACATCAGTATCAGGGATTAACCAAACAAGAAGTTGAAGAAAGCAGGCGCCTTCATGGCGAAAACATCCTCACTCCTCCAGAGAAAGCCTCTCTCTGGAGCCAGTTCCTCGAAAAGTTTAATGATCCGATCATTAAGATTCTGCTGGTAGCGTGGCTGCTATCCATGATTATTGCCGGCGTACATTGTTGGGGACCGGAAGCGAAAGGTTTTACAGCCTTCCTCGAACCGATCGGCATCTTCTTTGCCATTATGCTGGCATCCTGTGTCGGTTTCTTCTTTGAAATGAAAGCCAACAAAGCATTCGACGTATTGAATACCGTAAACGACGATACGCTCGTCAAAGTAATCCGCGAAGGAAATATTTGCCAGGTGACTAAAAAAGAAGTCGTTGTCGGTGATATTGTCGTACTGGAAACCGGGGAGGAAGTTCCTGCCGACGGCTATCTGCTGGAAGCTATCTCCCTACAGATCAACGAATCGACATTGACCGGAGAACCGATCATCAGCAAGACGACCAACGAAGCCGAGTTCGATCACGAAGCTACCTATCCTTCTAACAGGGTGATGCGCGGCACAACGGTTGTCGACGGACATGGGGTAATGAAAGTCGAGCTGGTGGGCGATGCTACCGGCTACGGGAAAGTATATGAAGGCTCGCAGATAGAAAGCGATGTGGAAACGCCGCTACAAATACAGCTCAAAGGGCTTGCCGGTGTCATCAGTAAAGGGGGCTATACAGTTGCCGGACTTACTTTTGTCGCCTTACTGGCTAAATTATTGATGACTTCCGGTGATATGCCGGTGATGGATCTGATCTCACATATACTGAATATCTTTATGGTAGCAGTAACGCTGATCGTCGTATCCGTACCTGAAGGTCTGCCGATGAGTGTAACGCTAAGCCTTGCCCTAAGCATGAACCGCATGCTCAAGACAAACAACCTGGTTCGTAAGATGCATGCTTGCGAAACAATGGGGGCTACAACGGTTATTTGTACGGATAAAACAGGTACGCTGACACAAAACCAGATGCAGGTTTACCGGACAAACTTCTACAACCTCAAAGACCAGAAACTGGGAGACGACGAGTTGAGCAATCTGATCAAAGAAGGCATTTCCGTTAACTCGACTGCCTATCTCGACTTCTCGGAAGAAAAGGTGAAAACACTGGGTAACCCGACCGAAGCAGCCTTATTGCTCTGGCTGAACAGCCAAAATCAGAACTATCTGACATTACGGGAAGAAGCTCCGGTGCTGGCACAGCTTACGTTCTCTACCGAACGGAAATACATGGCCACTGTGGTGCAGTCTCCCCTGTTAGGTAAAAAAGTATTATATGTAAAAGGTGCTCCCGAAATCGTTCTAGCCAACAGCCAGCGGGTAGCAGCCGACGGTACATACAAAACGGTTGAATCTTGTAAAGCTGATATCGAGAAACAATTACTGGACTATCAGAACCAGGCGATGCGTACACTGGGCTTTGCCTACCAGATTATCGAAGACGGGAAGGATGATGCTTATTTCGTCAATGGACGTTTGTATGGGACCGACCTGACCTATTTAGGAATCGTAGCCATCTCCGATCCTGTCCGCGCAGATGTTCCGGCAGCCGTACAAAGTTGCTTGAATGCCGGTATCGATGTCAAAATCGTCACAGGCGATACACCGGGAACTGCCCGCGAAATAGGCCGTCAGATCGGTACATGGAAACCGGAAGATACCGACCGTAACATCATTACCGGTCCGGGATTCGAAGCATTGACGGACGAAGAAGCACTCGACCGCGTTCTCGATCTGAAGATCATGTGCCGCGCCCGTCCGACCGACAAACAGCGCCTGGTACAATTACTACAGAAGAAAGGTGCTGTCGTTGCAGTAACCGGCGACGGAACGAATGATGCCCCGGCATTGAAAGCCGCCCAGGTAGGTTTGTCTATGGGTGACGGTACCTCTGTTGCCAAAGAAGCCAGCGATATAACAATCCTGGACAATTCATTCGGCAGTATTACCCGTGCTGTCATGTGGGGACGTTCCCTGTATCGCAACATACAAAAGTTCCTTCTATTCCAGCTTACCATCAACGTGGCGGCCTGCCTGATCGTATTGCTAGGCTCTCTGTTCGGGACCGAATCACCGCTTACCATCACACAGATGTTATGGGTAAACCTGATCATGGATACATTTGCCGCCGGAGCATTGGCTTCATTACCTCCCAACGAACGGGTGATGAAAGATAAACCCCGACGTAGCGGTAAAGATGGCGACTTTATCATTACCCGCCCGATGGCTTACAATATCTTCGGAGTCGGTATAGCTTTCGTTGTAATTCTGATGGGGGTATTATATTACTTCCATGCCCAGACCGGATTAACGCCGCACGACTTGTCCTGGTTCTTCAGCTTCTTCGTAATGCTTCAGTTCTGGAATATGTTCAATGCGAAAGCGTTCATGGAAGGCCGTTCCGCTTTTGCCAACCTGAAAGAGAGCAAAAGCTTCCTGTTTGTCGCCCTGTTGATCATTATCGGTCAGTATCTGATCGTTACGTTCGGCGGAGAGATGTTTAGCGTAGTACCTTTGTCTTTCAAAGACTGGGGTATCATTATCGGTTCCAGTTCATTAGTGCTTTGGGTGGGCGAGATAGCAAGAGGCATCAGCCGACTGATTAAGAAATAG
- a CDS encoding TIGR01212 family radical SAM protein (This family includes YhcC from E. coli K-12, an uncharacterized radical SAM protein.) — protein sequence MENVKPYNDFGDFLRKLFPYKVQKISINAGFTCPNRDGSKGWGGCTYCNNQTFSPEYCHTEKSVTEQLEEGIRFFSRKYPEMKYLAYFQAYTNTYDKLSSLKAKYEEALSYPGVVGLIVGTRPDCMPEALLDYFTVLSKEKFVMIEYGLESTLDKTLIRINRGHTYEESETAIRRTAERSIYTGAHLILGLPGESREEILHHADRLSALPVTTLKLHQLQLIRNTRMAKEYAEHPEEFHLYTADEYIDLVIDFIEKLNPSIVVERFVSQSPKELLIAPDWGLKNFEFTAKVNKRIAERNARQGRLFIPFSQEPVPHRM from the coding sequence ATGGAAAACGTAAAACCTTATAACGATTTCGGAGATTTCCTACGGAAACTATTCCCTTATAAAGTACAGAAAATCTCCATAAATGCCGGCTTTACCTGTCCCAATCGCGACGGTTCGAAGGGATGGGGAGGTTGTACTTACTGCAATAACCAAACATTCAGTCCGGAATATTGCCATACAGAGAAGAGTGTGACCGAACAATTGGAAGAAGGTATCCGTTTCTTTTCCCGCAAATATCCGGAGATGAAGTATCTGGCCTATTTCCAGGCGTATACCAACACATATGATAAATTAAGTTCGCTGAAAGCGAAATACGAGGAAGCGTTATCTTATCCCGGTGTGGTAGGACTGATTGTTGGGACACGTCCGGACTGCATGCCGGAAGCTTTGCTGGATTATTTTACAGTCTTATCCAAAGAGAAGTTCGTAATGATAGAATACGGGCTGGAAAGTACATTGGATAAAACATTGATCCGTATCAATCGCGGACATACTTACGAAGAATCGGAAACTGCCATCCGCCGGACAGCAGAGAGAAGTATTTATACAGGGGCCCATCTGATCCTCGGGTTGCCGGGAGAAAGCCGGGAAGAAATACTGCATCATGCCGACCGGCTATCGGCATTGCCGGTCACAACCCTGAAACTGCATCAGTTGCAACTGATCCGCAACACCCGTATGGCAAAGGAATATGCCGAACATCCGGAAGAGTTCCATCTGTACACTGCCGACGAATATATCGACCTCGTGATCGACTTCATAGAAAAATTAAACCCCTCTATTGTAGTAGAGAGGTTTGTATCGCAATCCCCCAAAGAGCTTCTGATCGCTCCCGACTGGGGACTTAAAAACTTCGAATTCACAGCGAAAGTCAATAAGCGTATTGCCGAAAGAAATGCACGGCAAGGGCGGTTATTTATTCCTTTTTCTCAAGAGCCAGTTCCCCATAGAATGTGA
- a CDS encoding DUF4251 domain-containing protein gives MKNVRLFWLVGIVLLLAGQSLYAQSKKEKKEQKANEVKELIDSKRFTVDVDRAIPMGGRSVNLTSPYSLEMRGDSVISYLPYFGRAYSAPYGGGDGLRFEGSITDYQCSFNKKGTAQIQFRTRSDDDTFAFSVQVFSNGSATINVTPVNKQNITFYGELALEKKE, from the coding sequence ATGAAGAATGTTAGGTTATTTTGGTTAGTGGGGATTGTCCTTCTGTTAGCGGGGCAATCCCTTTATGCTCAAAGTAAAAAAGAAAAGAAAGAGCAGAAGGCGAATGAAGTAAAAGAATTAATAGATAGTAAACGGTTTACGGTAGATGTAGACCGTGCGATACCCATGGGAGGACGGTCGGTCAACCTGACTTCTCCCTACTCTTTGGAAATGCGCGGTGACTCGGTTATTTCCTATCTTCCTTATTTCGGAAGAGCATATTCGGCTCCTTATGGTGGCGGTGACGGGTTACGTTTCGAAGGATCAATTACCGATTATCAATGTTCTTTTAATAAGAAAGGAACCGCTCAAATACAGTTTCGTACCCGAAGCGATGATGATACATTTGCATTCAGTGTGCAGGTATTTTCAAATGGCTCCGCGACAATCAATGTGACACCTGTCAATAAACAGAACATCACATTCTATGGGGAACTGGCTCTTGAGAAAAAGGAATAA
- a CDS encoding ATP-binding protein, translating into MINTLHIKNELEQLTRLYEFLDLQASTYGLEEQLSMQIKLALEEVVTNVILYAYPDKKDQDIRIDMNYRNELLTIVITDNGTAFNPLEMKEPDISLPPEERPIGGLGIYLVKQLMTEVIYTRSSGKNILTMTKDIH; encoded by the coding sequence ATGATAAACACGTTACACATAAAGAACGAACTGGAACAGCTCACCCGTTTGTACGAGTTTCTGGACCTGCAAGCATCTACTTACGGGTTGGAAGAACAATTGTCGATGCAAATCAAACTGGCTCTCGAAGAAGTTGTGACCAACGTCATATTATACGCCTACCCGGATAAAAAAGATCAGGATATACGCATTGATATGAACTACAGGAACGAACTATTGACCATCGTCATTACTGACAACGGCACAGCTTTCAACCCGTTGGAAATGAAAGAGCCTGACATTAGCCTTCCTCCGGAAGAACGTCCTATCGGCGGTCTCGGTATCTATCTGGTCAAACAACTGATGACAGAAGTCATTTATACCCGTTCATCAGGAAAAAATATACTCACAATGACAAAAGACATTCACTGA
- a CDS encoding STAS domain-containing protein has protein sequence MKITVKNGNETIIGLSGQLDTLTSADFEKEITKILAEDVHTVVLDGTELTYISSAGLRLLLTLQKGMKAKNGTFRLRNLKQDIIEILNITGFSSFLTIES, from the coding sequence ATGAAGATCACAGTAAAAAACGGAAACGAAACGATCATCGGTCTTTCCGGCCAGTTAGATACGCTTACTTCTGCTGATTTTGAAAAAGAGATCACAAAAATACTTGCAGAGGATGTACATACGGTAGTACTCGACGGAACGGAACTCACTTATATCAGTAGCGCCGGACTTCGTTTATTGCTGACCTTACAAAAAGGGATGAAAGCGAAAAACGGAACTTTCCGGCTAAGAAACCTAAAACAGGACATTATAGAAATCCTGAATATCACCGGCTTCTCTTCTTTCCTGACCATCGAATCCTAA
- a CDS encoding sensor histidine kinase, whose translation MADFDIKEISALKLKLRIIEKATLAGWIIIILGLYYDWETIPGLAVVTIIILYIIKGRFRKQLKQKEYLAKIVEERTIELRIQRDQVLNESKKLSDALDALAKAQDELVRKEKLATVGQLTQGLVDRILNPINYINNFAGLSANLIKDLKENIMEEQTVMSKENYADSIEILDMINSNLQKINEHGCNTVRIVKAMEELLKDRNGNVTSTDICELCKVNVDVIRKAFKEEIESKQIQIDILCPAEPAMAEIDIEQMNKVMLSLLKNCIYALLKKLQKVEFSPVITIQVEKRLNGTIYLSIRDNGIGIEDNIKNKIFEPFFTTKPTAEAAGVGLYLCREVILNHRGSIIVKSEKDNFTEFMITIPIYQKSNNE comes from the coding sequence ATGGCAGACTTCGACATCAAAGAGATAAGCGCGCTCAAACTGAAATTACGGATCATTGAGAAAGCGACACTGGCGGGATGGATCATAATCATCCTGGGGCTTTATTATGACTGGGAGACAATTCCCGGTCTCGCGGTTGTAACAATTATCATCCTCTATATCATTAAAGGACGGTTTCGCAAACAATTGAAGCAAAAAGAATATCTAGCAAAGATCGTGGAAGAACGGACCATCGAACTCCGCATCCAGCGCGACCAGGTATTAAACGAATCCAAGAAACTTTCCGATGCCCTGGATGCATTGGCTAAAGCACAGGACGAACTTGTCCGCAAGGAAAAGCTCGCTACCGTCGGACAATTGACACAAGGACTGGTCGACCGTATCCTGAACCCGATCAATTACATCAATAACTTCGCCGGACTTTCCGCCAATCTGATCAAAGACCTGAAAGAAAACATCATGGAGGAACAGACAGTCATGTCGAAAGAAAATTATGCCGACAGCATCGAAATACTCGACATGATCAACAGTAACCTGCAAAAGATCAACGAACATGGCTGTAACACCGTGCGGATCGTGAAGGCCATGGAGGAACTGTTGAAAGACCGGAACGGCAATGTCACTTCGACCGATATCTGCGAACTCTGTAAAGTGAACGTAGACGTGATCCGCAAAGCGTTCAAAGAAGAAATTGAAAGTAAACAGATACAGATCGATATCCTGTGCCCGGCAGAACCTGCTATGGCAGAAATCGATATCGAACAGATGAACAAGGTGATGCTCAGCCTACTGAAAAACTGTATCTATGCATTGCTTAAAAAGTTACAGAAAGTAGAATTCTCCCCGGTTATCACGATCCAGGTGGAGAAAAGGCTGAACGGAACGATTTATCTCAGTATCCGTGACAATGGTATCGGCATCGAAGACAATATCAAGAATAAGATATTCGAACCGTTCTTCACTACGAAACCCACCGCCGAAGCAGCTGGTGTCGGTTTGTACCTCTGCCGGGAAGTTATCCTGAACCACCGCGGTTCCATCATCGTAAAGAGTGAGAAGGACAACTTCACTGAGTTCATGATTACTATTCCTATTTATCAAAAGAGCAACAATGAGTGA